The Physeter macrocephalus isolate SW-GA chromosome 17, ASM283717v5, whole genome shotgun sequence nucleotide sequence CAGGGGATTAACTGATCTTTTAGAACTCCTAGGAAAGAGGTCACATAAACATTCAGCAATTCAGAAAAGTACAGCTGACCGTTGAACAACACAAGGTTTGAACTTCAAGGTCCACTTAAACGTGGATTATTTTTtccagtagtaaatactacagtactgtaTGATCCGAGGACGCAGAACAGCTTTATGGAGGGCCGAATGGTAAAGTTATTTTGCCTGGGCAGACCGTAGGTGCCCCCTAACCCCACATCGTTAAAGGGCCAATTGTATTTCAACGACTTCATTCCATGTCCAATGTCCATCGTTAAAGGGCCAATTGTATTTCAACGACTTCATTCCATGTCAGAAGGTCCTGCCAACCTTCCATGCCCCTTTTCTTGAACTGCAGCTACTTAAATGCTAAACCTTGAAGACTTCTTCAAAATCAGTGGAGTGACTGGTTTTGAAAACCGGAGGGAGACTACCTAGCAGTTGTTGAAATGGCGCGATAAAGATGTCCTTTAGGACGGGGCAAAAGGCTGTAGCCAAGTGAAACTCAGGAGGCCGAAACCTGCCTGATGTCAAACAGCTGCCCCACAGTGAGGTGGAGACTCTCTGACCCCCAAACTCTCCTTAGTCACTATATCAAACTGCCCCTTAGAGAACAAATCCAATCCCACACTGGAAGTATAAAATCAGAATCCTAAGAGGGTTCCAAGACAGGCTAAATAGAAACGATCATTTAACTccttttactaaaaacaaatatacaaacttTTAGTAGGAGCAGAGGCCCATAAAGAAGCTCAAACTGAAGAATCAGAAAGGAAATTGCTATCACTCTATCAACAAAAGTATAACAGAAGTACATCACTCCTATCATCCCTGCACATACATGGCTAAAGACCTGGCATGctgtacataaaaagaaaaaaataccttttttgtCTTAAGCTTCATCCTCGTATTCAAAACCTAATGGTGTTCATGGCATTAAGAATCTAAGGATTTAAAAGTCTCTTTACTGCTTATCACTGGGAAATGCAATGTGAAAAGGTTAAGTTTTCTATCATTCCTTGCTCTCAGAAATACAGGTTCAGCAGAGTGAAGAAAGAGTTTATACCATGCCAGAGGATGGAATAACAAAACTTTCCCAATCAGctgttttcttcttactttttgtCAGGTAAGGCTATAGGTCAACTACACAGACGCACAGGATAGTTCCTACAAACACATGCAATTCTGAGACATGGCTAAGAGGCCTattgaaaactataatttgaagaGAGTGGACTTACGTAATTGCAACATTGCTCCCATCTATAACAATGTGCTTCAAATCCATCCTCCctggttcattttttaattccagCTTGTAGGGCACTTTCAGAGTATCTCGAAATCTTTGAACCCCAGTAACTGAGGAATCGATATGCTCAGAAGGTCCTGCCAACCTTGCATCAGTAACTGAAGGTAACAGCTGGGGCAGCGGCATTGGTGGAGAAAGGGGTGGACAATTTGGCTTAGACTGAGGAGAGGTACAACACCTCGAGCGGTTTTCACAGGCAGACTTCATATTATTTGGAAGCAAGGGTTCTGCTTGCTGCCGCACACCATTTTCAGGAAAAACTGGAACTCTGGGCTGGTGACTTGAAGCTCCTCTTGAAACAAAATTGACAATTTCTTTGGGACTTGAAGGGGCTAGAGAGGGTAAAAGGCCATCAGTTTCAAGGTCTATATTACAAATGTAGTTCTGATTTGAACTCCAGATTTCTTGTTTCTGTTCTATTGGCACTGTTCTGAAAGTATTAATTTTGCAATTTGAGGTACATGATTTCGATTCTACTTTGAATGGTAACTGAGAAAAATTTTCTACCATATTTTgctgtgtgtgagtctgtgttttctttggagTGGAATCTGCCGTAAGCTCATTTATGCTGCCACAAACACCTTTATTTTTGGTTCTGTTGGTCTCTGGATACACAGTACCAGGTGGAAATTCTCTGTCTTCTTggaatcttttattttccttttcaatttcctCCAAGAGTAATAATGGTTCAGTAGATGGCCCATACTCCCTAATGACCTTTTCTACAATTTCTTGGGAATAGCCcatggttttaaaaaagtttaCAAGGATGTTGTATTCCATTTCCTCAGTAGTGTCTTTTACATCTGGACTTAAATTTTCGGCATCAGTAGAAGAATCAGATAGGTCAATGATTACACTTCCAGCTAATGTCTTACCATCACGTAAAAGCTCTCCCTCTtgaacattttccaaagaaaactgtTTCTTGGTATGCCTTTCTTCAGAATCAGAAAACCTCCTTTTGTGACAAACTCTGTCTTTGGAAAGCGCCTCTTCATCTGGCATTACACCATTTATCGGAACAAAAAGTACATCTTGTGAACTAGAAAAGACTGTGTCCATTTGTTTTGTAAGCTCAGAAACAGGAGTCCCAGCtttatttcttgcctcttcctgcAAAACAATTTCATCTCTGGAAATATTCAGCCCTGTGGCAGCATTCTGTGTAAACTCTGTTTGTTTAGAATCTGTAATTTCAATTACATCATCATCTGCTGTTTCAAATAGATTCTCCTCACCTTGGGTGAGTGCCAAAAGTTCTTTTTTCAAGGAAGTGGGTAAAATCAGCAAGTCCATTGTGTAACTGTCTGCACGAGCTTCAACAAATTGTTTAAATTCCCTTTTTACCTCTGATTCTTTTTGGCTGTTGGGTAGGTTCTCATTATTCTCGAAGAGCTTTACAAACTGCTGAATGTGACTCCTAGCCATGACCACAGCTTCGGCACTTCCTCTGATGCCAAGAAGACCGATGTCGAGAATGCAGAGATCGGCACAGGTGTCCTGAATCAAGCTTTTCAGAAACAGGCTCTGTGCCCCAACAAAAATGCAGTGCATGGCCTTGGGGTAACATTCTCTTTCTTCTAGTTCGGGTTCACAGATTCCTTTAATATATTCctgtaaagagaaaataagaaattatatcaatttaCAAAAGCTCCTTACAGCACATTACTATGTTACACATGAAATTACAAATATCAAGCTGCACAAAAGTCAAAAGCATGCTAATATCCTTGGAAAAAATACCacattttaactgaaatatttaaaataacagatGTAAGTCACTTAATTGTTTTCAGAGGAACTGAAAACTTTGCATCTAAGTCTAAAAGGTAGGTATGTATAACATTTTCAATAGTGTATCTCGCAATGTGATCTTAGGAGTTTGCCCAGCTGCACGGTGGATAATGACAAGATTGGATTTATTTATGTCTATAAAGAATAAACATCTTTGCTTGCTACTAGTCATTTATTACTACTATGACATAATTAAGAGAGAAGATAATCAAATCAAATGATTTACTCCAGAACAAACCTTGACTTTTGTTTTGCTACTATTGTTTCCAGATGAAACAGACTGATTTTTttgaatgcatttaaaaacaagatcagtttaacaaaaaaattcttctagCTGGCTGGAACAATGTATATACCCTATATACTTTTACGTCTGTTTTCCAAGAAAGACCAGACTATTTAAATGTAGATCTAAATATAAAGAACCACAGAATGCTGAATAGTACTGCCTTTCTCAGATATAAAGCTACGATTTCCAGTGAAATTTGGTATTGAAAGAGGCCTGAATGAGGTAAAAAAGGGAACTGGGTTCTTAAGCAATTAGGCTGCCACTGGAGGCTGAAGAGTGAACCAAGTAAACGTGCAAAAAGCACTCACACCAACAGTGGAGCATACTTGTTAATAACCTGGGCACTGGAACCAGTTCCTAGGCTCAAATTCCAGCCATGCAACTGGTGACCTTGCTCAAGTTACCTAACCCTTCTGAGCCCAGTTTCTGcaacagtgaaagagagagaggctaGTGCAATCTCAGCTGTTTTGaggaaattcaaagaaataataaatgtaaagttcTGACAATAGTGTCTCACACGTGCTTACTAAATAATAAACACTTACTTCAAATTATCAGTGAGAGCTTTCTGGACAGACATCTGTAAGAAATGAGCCTGGTGATATCTGATCTATACTTCACACTAAAATCAGAATGGCAAATTCCAAAATggtgctattttaaaaagttcaaccTGTGCAACTGGTTACAATGAGGCTTTACAAACTTGCACCTACTATGTACACTTGCTGTTATAATGGCCACATGTCCTCCACTAGAATTTATAAACAAATGTGTACATATTCCTTGTTTACACACTTTGAACTACCAGATTCCTACAAGGAGATGAAACAccagaaatacaaggaaaacatCAAGGGGAAAAGCTCAACCCATGCAGTATAATAATGCTCAGTCATGAGTTCTTTACTCTCTTATGTTCTTTTGGATAAATGTGGAGTATCTATGGGCTTGGTGGTATGAATGAATCCTTTGTCAAGTTAagtggcttgcaaatattttctcctaatctatagtttgtcttttcatcctcttttgtgacagaaaaagtttttgattttAAGGAAGCCCATTTATTGGTTTTTTCTTCACCAACTTAGGTCCCAAAGATTTCTCGCGTGTTAGCatctaaaagttttacatttaaatctataatccattttgagttcatttttgttatCAAATGCGAGGCTTCGTTCGAGGTTCATTTTTTGcttatggatatccagttgctcTAGCATCATTTcctgaaaagactatcttttctctattgaattgcttttgcctgttgtcaaaaatcagttggccaaACTTGTATGGGTCTATATCTAGGTTTCCTATTCTGTCCCATCAACTTACGAATTTATCCCTTCACCAATACCACAGCCTTGACTACTATAATTATCTAATGTCTTAAAATTGGACAATGACTgctcccactttattcttctttaaaaaatttttagcatTCTAGCTTCTTTGCCTCTCCATATCAAATTTTAGCATAATCTTATTTAGCAATTCTGATAAACTTGCACATTGATGTCAGGACAAATGACATCTGCCGACTCTTCTGAtacatgaacatggtatgtctctccatttctccagatctttgctttctttcatcactgttttatagttttgagcATACACGTTTTGAGTCCTATACAAGTTTTATGAGGTTTATGcccaagtatttcatttttttgagcaACTGAACATGGCactgcattttaattttggttCCTATGTGTTCATTGCtaataaatagaaatacaattgatttttgtatattgatcatATATCCTGTGACCCTGCTGATCGTATTTCTAattctaggatttttttcttctagatacCCTGGGATTTTCTATGCAATTatgtcatttccttttgtttttttctcatctatatgctttttactttcttgccttattgtactGGTAGAACTTCCAGCACTGTGCTGAAAAACAGTGGTGAGCTGACATGCTTGCTTTTGTTCAGTCTTTGGAGAAAAcattcaatctttcaccattaagttaaactttttgtagatattctttatcaaattaAGGAAGTTACCCTATACTCCTACTTTTCTAGGAGCATGAACATGAAACATGAGTGTTGAAACTTGTTAAATGCCTTACTAAATCAATTGATATAATcatgtatgatttcatttcttcagCCTGTTAGTATAATAgattacattaactgatttttcaatatttaaccAGCCTTCCATCCCTGGAATAATcaccacttggtcatgatgtataatttttttaatacatcgaTGGACTCTATTTGCTATATTTTGTACTGCCTTGTCTGGTTTTAGCATCGGGAAAATACTGATTACAAATGAATATAGGAGTGTTCTCTACCCTTGTATTTTCTAGAAGAGATTGTACAGAATTGGTGttaactcttttaaaaacactttgtaGACTTCTCCAGTGAAACAGCTTGGCTCAGCGATTTCTtttatgagaatttaaaaaaaaaatatttatttggctgtgccgagTCTCAGTTGCAGCACATAGGGTCTTTATTGTCGCACGCGGGAGCTTcactgcagcatgcgggatctagtttccccgaccagggatcgaacccaggccccctgcattgggagcgcaaagtcttaaccactggaccaccagggaagtcccttttatgagaattttatttttttttaacatctttattggagtatacctgctttacaatgttgtgttagttcctgctgtataacaaagtgaaccagctctacatatacatatatccccatatctcctccctcttgcgtctccctcccacccttcctatcccacccctctaggtagtcacaaaacatggagctgatctccctgtgctatgcggctgcttcccactagctatctattttacatttgctagtgtatatatctcaaagctactctctcactttgtcccagcttaccattccccctccccgtgtcctcaagtccattccctacgtctgcgtctttattcctgtcctgcccctaagttcttcagaacctttttttttagattccatatatatgtgttagcatgtggtatttgtttttctcttactgacttgcttcactctgtatgacagactctaggtccatccacctcactacaaataactcaatttcatttctttttatggctgagtaatattccattgtatatatgtgccacatcttctttatccattcatctgtcgatggacacttaggttgcttccatgtcctggctattctaaatagtgctgcaatgatcattgtggtacaggactctttttgaattatggttttctcagggtatatgcccagtagtgggactgctgggtcatatggtagttctatttttagttttttaaggaacctccatactgttctccaaagtggctgtatcaatctgcattaccctctccagcatttattgtttgtagattttttgatgatggccattctgaccggtgtgaggtgagtgtgaggtgatacctcgttgtggttttgatttgcctttctctaatgattagtgatgctgagcatcctttcatgtgtttgttggcaatctgtatgtcttctttgaagaaatgtctgtttaggtcttccgcccatttttggattgggttttttgtttttttgatattgaggtgcatgagctgcttgtatattttggagattaatcctttgtcagttgcttcatttgcaaacattttctcccattctgagggttgcctttttgtcttgtttatggtttcctttgccatgcaaaagcttttaaatttcattaggtcccatttgtttatttttgtttttatttcaatttctctaggaggtgagtcaaaaaggatcttgctgtgatttgagaattttaaaactattaattcAATTTCCCTAACAGCTGTAGGTctattcaaattatctgtttcatatTGGGTAAGTTATGGTAGTCTgcactttttgaggaattggctaatttcatctaagttttcaaatttacatGTGTAAAGTTGTAGGATTTCCTTATCTTTTTGatgtctgcagggtctgtagCTGACATCCTGATTATTAGTAATTGATGTCTTCTTCAGTGTTGCTGAAGTTTGtcaatttcacttttttccctaAAGAACAAGCTTGTGGTTTCATCGAgtttattatttctgtattttcaacTTCAGTGACCTctgctctttatttccttcctttcgcttactttgagtttattttactcatctttttctagttcctagaggtgaaagcttagattattgatttgagacttttcttcttttttaatgtaatatgtgctataaatttctctttcaggggacttccctggtggcgcagtggttaggaatctgcctgccaatgcaggggacacgggttcaatccctggtccaggaagatcccacatgccatagagcaacttagcccgtgcgccacaactactgagcctgtgctctagagcccgcgagccacaactactgagcccgcgtgccacagctactgaagcccatgcgcctagagcccatgctccgcaacaaagagaagccaccgcaataagaagcccacacaccaaaacgaagagtagccgctgctcaccgcaactagagaaaagcccatgcgcagcaccgaagacctaatacagccaaaaataaataaatatattttaaaaatttttaaatatttctctttcagcACCGCTTTAGCTACATCTCACAAATtctgatatatattattttcattttccttcagctcaatgtattttaaaatttctattccaATTATCTAATATTCAGAGGTCTGTTGTTGAGTTTCCAAgtatttggatattttcttgttatctttccgttactgatttctagtttgattcctttgtggtcagagaacacactctatatgatttcagttcttttgaatttgttgagatttgttttatgccCAGGTTATGATCTATCATGATATGCATTCCGTGGgcattgaaaagaatgtgtattctgctgttgctggGCAGAGTGTTCTACAAACATCAATTAGAACCTGGTTGGTTGGTGGTGTTGAGTTCTCTTATATCCTTGCGGATTTTCTGTCTCATGGTTCTATCAACTGTTAAGAGAAACATGTTGAAGCCTCCAACTGTTACTGTAGAtatgtcaatttctcctttcagttctaccCGTTTTTGTTTTAACTATTTTGCAGCTCTATTATTAGGAATATACACATTTAGCAATGTTATGTCTTCTCAGTAAATTGACCCTCTCTTTGCTCTGAAGGCTATTTTGTCTGACAGTAAtattgccactccagcttccttttggtTAATATTTACACGGTATATTTTCCcctccttttaattttaacttacctatatcattatattatttgaaataagTCTCTTGAAGACACCACacagtttggttgttttttaaatccattctgaTAATCTCTCTTAAATTGGTGTGTTTAGactgtttaattttaatgaaagtatTGGTAAGTTTGGATTTAAGTctatcatttgtttgttttctgcctcttccctatttttaattccttttttccctATCTGGCCTTCTTGTGCATTATGCAAACATTTTTTAGTATTACAATGTAATTTACTGCTTTTTACTGTATCTCTTTATGTAGTTTTTAAAGTAGTCATGCAATCAATTACATACTTAATTTTCACAGTCCACTTAAAATCAATAGTCTATCATTTCAATAGGAATGTATAAACCTCACCACCCATActattcatgttttttattttctatatcttacgatgctttgacatcttgggAGGCCTTTCAGACCTGGGGAGAGACTTACCCACCCAGCTAGCTAATTCCTAGGAGTTGTGGCCAGCCTGCTTAGGGCATGCCTTTCGAGTACAGTGCTGtgcccccaccccttctccttaTCTaattcacaaatcaagccctgtaTCAAGCCAGGACCAGGTACCAAACAACTAAGGACAGCCCCTATGCCCCAAAGCTGGCAGGGATTATCCAAAGTAGCCAATCCTGCCCTGTTTACCCTGCTATGCCTTTCCCCTTACTCCTGCTTCTGCCTCCTGCCAAAAACCTGATGGCCCTGCAAGGTGAGGCATGCCTTCTTGTCTTGGGAAATGTTAAGTGATCAATATCTTCTTTCAATGGCATTGACTTCTCCGTGCCATCACTCAGTCACCTCCATAACTTAAACTCCTGTGggtataaattttagaacaccACCATCATATGGGTTCCTTTACCCTCAGTCTCTACCCTCCCTGCTCTCTTGTATGTTACAGCTATCTCATCAATTCCACGTACATACATTTGAAATCCTATCAGATGATGTCATAAATTTTACTTTCAACCATTAACTCACTTTAAAGAACTCAACAGGAGAAAGTAATCTATTGTATTTACCCAGATATAGTATATCATTTCTGTCTAAAGAACTTCCTTCAGCAATTCTTTTCCAGCAGGCTACTGGcaatgattttagtgttttcttcAACTGAGAATGCTTTAccatgttttatttcactttcatttcacTTGACAGAAAATTCTTGGTTAACAGTCCTTTTCTTTCACCACTTAAATAATATTGTGTCACTTCTCTggtctccatggtttctgatgagaaatctgtacTCATTGTAGTTGCTGTTCCCTGAACTGTGTCTTTGTCTTGATGCTTTCATGATTTTTAATGTGTCTTCAGTTTTCAGCAGTGTGGTTATGACATGTTTGGTGTGGAATTCTTTGAGTTTATTATGCTTGAGTTCACAGCTTCTTGAATcattatgtttacattttctgcCAAACTTGGGAAGTcttcagctattatttctccaaatattttttttagcaCACTTTCTCCTCTACTCACCTTGTTCAGATTAGATAACTTCCATGTTCTATATTCAAGTTCATTGActcctctgtcatctccatttaaaaactgagttcagggacttccctggtggtccagtggtaaacaatccgccttccagtgcaggggatttgggttcgagccctcgtcagggaactaagatcccacatgccgcacggcaactaagccctcacgccacaactactaagctcgcACGCCttaactagagagcctgcatgttgcaaactacagagcccacgcaccacaaatacagagcccacacaccctagagcctgcatgccacaactagagaagagaaaacctgcactccacaactagagagaagcccgtgtgccacaatgaagagccctcacgctgcaacgaaagatcctatgtactgcaactaagacctgacgcagccaaaaattaattaattaattgatcttaaaaaaaatttaaaaataccataaaaagaaacgaaactgagttatttgtagtgaggtggatggacctgga carries:
- the N4BP1 gene encoding NEDD4-binding protein 1 isoform X2, whose amino-acid sequence is MGFSLVAEYIKGICEPELEERECYPKAMHCIFVGAQSLFLKSLIQDTCADLCILDIGLLGIRGSAEAVVMARSHIQQFVKLFENNENLPNSQKESEVKREFKQFVEARADSYTMDLLILPTSLKKELLALTQGEENLFETADDDVIEITDSKQTEFTQNAATGLNISRDEIVLQEEARNKAGTPVSELTKQMDTVFSSSQDVLFVPINGVMPDEEALSKDRVCHKRRFSDSEERHTKKQFSLENVQEGELLRDGKTLAGSVIIDLSDSSTDAENLSPDVKDTTEEMEYNILVNFFKTMGYSQEIVEKVIREYGPSTEPLLLLEEIEKENKRFQEDREFPPGTVYPETNRTKNKGVCGSINELTADSTPKKTQTHTQQNMVENFSQLPFKVESKSCTSNCKINTFRTVPIEQKQEIWSSNQNYICNIDLETDGLLPSLAPSSPKEIVNFVSRGASSHQPRVPVFPENGVRQQAEPLLPNNMKSACENRSRCCTSPQSKPNCPPLSPPMPLPQLLPSVTDARLAGPSEHIDSSVTGVQRFRDTLKVPYKLELKNEPGRMDLKHIVIDGSNVAITHGLKKFFSCRGIAIAVEYFWKLGNRNITVFVPQWRTRRDPNVTEQHFLTQLQELGILSLTPARMVFGERIASHDDRFLLHLADKTGGIIVTNDNFREFVTESASWREIITKRLLQYTFVGDIFMVPDDPLGRSGPRLEEFLRKEVFLRDMQPLLNALPNVGMFDPSFRVPGTQAASTGHQPPARIQGTPPSHWLPQQPRFPLLPNLPSIQQNLPMPAQRSSAETNELREALLKIFPDSEQRLKIDQILAAHPYMKDLNALSAMVLD
- the N4BP1 gene encoding NEDD4-binding protein 1 isoform X1 gives rise to the protein MAARAVLDEFTAPAEKAALLERSRGRIEGLFGVSLAVLGALGAEEPLPARIWLQLRGAQEAVHSAKEYIKGICEPELEERECYPKAMHCIFVGAQSLFLKSLIQDTCADLCILDIGLLGIRGSAEAVVMARSHIQQFVKLFENNENLPNSQKESEVKREFKQFVEARADSYTMDLLILPTSLKKELLALTQGEENLFETADDDVIEITDSKQTEFTQNAATGLNISRDEIVLQEEARNKAGTPVSELTKQMDTVFSSSQDVLFVPINGVMPDEEALSKDRVCHKRRFSDSEERHTKKQFSLENVQEGELLRDGKTLAGSVIIDLSDSSTDAENLSPDVKDTTEEMEYNILVNFFKTMGYSQEIVEKVIREYGPSTEPLLLLEEIEKENKRFQEDREFPPGTVYPETNRTKNKGVCGSINELTADSTPKKTQTHTQQNMVENFSQLPFKVESKSCTSNCKINTFRTVPIEQKQEIWSSNQNYICNIDLETDGLLPSLAPSSPKEIVNFVSRGASSHQPRVPVFPENGVRQQAEPLLPNNMKSACENRSRCCTSPQSKPNCPPLSPPMPLPQLLPSVTDARLAGPSEHIDSSVTGVQRFRDTLKVPYKLELKNEPGRMDLKHIVIDGSNVAITHGLKKFFSCRGIAIAVEYFWKLGNRNITVFVPQWRTRRDPNVTEQHFLTQLQELGILSLTPARMVFGERIASHDDRFLLHLADKTGGIIVTNDNFREFVTESASWREIITKRLLQYTFVGDIFMVPDDPLGRSGPRLEEFLRKEVFLRDMQPLLNALPNVGMFDPSFRVPGTQAASTGHQPPARIQGTPPSHWLPQQPRFPLLPNLPSIQQNLPMPAQRSSAETNELREALLKIFPDSEQRLKIDQILAAHPYMKDLNALSAMVLD